In bacterium 336/3, the following proteins share a genomic window:
- a CDS encoding nitrate reductase — protein MKKINRRKALKDITIASATLLLSPSCMADDQKKDNSKKITVGNNGEKLGEGDYKMVIKNGTLYTEGKLQKDWFLGITDDGKLKVSQTALQGKQEIDATGKIVSPGFIDILADNAGNPQQTYTIFEKYKVSDGLTTVLQMHGGAEYPQKFHEYFDKLPHRVNYGVSVFVMRLRLAYASLAKRYELAERGLKEGAIAMAHSPEYQPDTTYTELKEYAKIAQRYNRPYFLHLRYSSEDKEQEGIKEAIRLTEETGVQIHIDHINSTGGTFNMAKALDLIQNANAKGSKITCCVYPYSYWATYLISERFGGDWRKRYGITYEDLEIVGTGERVTAQTYPIYRKRGGLLVAVPPGTMPFEKTINLALQTDFCMFGSDGGIEKEPRANSHPRGAGFAATAIRHCLNMGLTLEQALERIVTRPAKLIQPAMKDRGDLKNGNWADVTIFDPKTINGKATVANPNQFSEGIDCVIVNGEIAFQNGKLLKQAGKPIRY, from the coding sequence ATGAAGAAAATAAACCGTAGAAAAGCACTCAAAGATATAACTATTGCATCAGCTACATTGCTTTTATCGCCAAGTTGTATGGCAGATGATCAAAAAAAAGATAATAGCAAAAAAATTACTGTTGGCAATAATGGAGAGAAACTAGGGGAGGGTGATTATAAAATGGTCATCAAGAATGGAACACTTTATACAGAAGGCAAACTCCAGAAAGACTGGTTTTTGGGTATTACTGATGATGGTAAACTAAAAGTAAGCCAAACAGCTTTACAAGGAAAACAAGAAATTGATGCCACAGGCAAAATTGTAAGCCCTGGGTTTATTGATATTCTGGCAGATAACGCAGGAAACCCACAGCAAACTTATACTATCTTTGAGAAATATAAAGTTTCTGATGGACTCACAACAGTTTTGCAGATGCATGGAGGGGCAGAATATCCCCAAAAATTCCATGAATATTTTGATAAACTGCCTCACAGAGTAAATTATGGAGTAAGTGTATTTGTGATGCGTTTGCGTTTGGCGTATGCTTCCCTTGCAAAACGTTATGAACTTGCTGAAAGAGGTTTGAAGGAAGGAGCTATTGCTATGGCTCATAGTCCAGAGTATCAGCCTGATACTACTTACACTGAACTCAAAGAATACGCAAAAATAGCTCAACGCTATAATCGTCCTTATTTCTTGCATCTGCGTTATTCTTCAGAAGACAAAGAACAGGAAGGTATAAAAGAAGCCATCAGACTTACAGAAGAAACAGGAGTACAAATCCATATTGACCACATCAATTCTACGGGTGGCACATTTAATATGGCAAAAGCCCTAGACTTGATACAAAATGCTAATGCCAAAGGCTCAAAAATTACGTGTTGTGTATATCCGTATAGTTATTGGGCTACATATCTCATTTCGGAACGTTTTGGAGGAGATTGGAGAAAACGTTATGGAATCACCTACGAAGATTTAGAGATTGTAGGAACAGGTGAACGAGTAACAGCTCAGACATATCCAATTTACAGAAAAAGAGGTGGTTTATTGGTGGCTGTGCCTCCAGGGACAATGCCTTTTGAAAAAACCATTAATTTGGCTCTCCAAACAGATTTTTGTATGTTTGGCTCAGATGGTGGTATCGAAAAAGAACCAAGAGCCAACTCACACCCCAGAGGAGCAGGTTTTGCAGCTACAGCTATACGTCATTGCCTCAATATGGGTCTGACACTCGAACAGGCTCTTGAACGCATAGTTACACGCCCAGCCAAACTCATACAGCCAGCCATGAAGGATAGAGGCGATTTGAAAAATGGTAATTGGGCTGATGTAACCATTTTTGACCCTAAAACCATCAATGGAAAAGCCACTGTTGCGAATCCTAATCAGTTTTCTGAAGGCATAGATTGCGTAATTGTGAATGGTGAAATTGCCTTCCAAAATGGAAAACTCCTGAAACAAGCAGGAAAGCCCATCAGATATTAA
- a CDS encoding acyl-CoA dehydrogenase, producing the protein METVQNKEAELVKGGEFLIKETLAHTVFIPEDFSEEQKMLAQTCKDFIAKEITPRLDEIDYAKTPELMSSLMSKVGELGLLGIGVPTEYGGFGMDFNSTMLAADYLGGGHSFAVAFSAHTGIGTLPIQYYGNADQRAKYLPKLATGEWKAAYCLTEPDSGSDANSGKTKAVLTEDGKHYIINGQKMWITNGGFADVFIVFAKIDSDKNLTAFIIDKDFPGITMNEPEKKMGIKGSDTRQIFFNDCKVPVENMLSTRENGFKIAVNILNIGRIKLSVSANGGAKAALNHAINYAHERKQFGVSINKFGAIRQKLALVAARVYATDSANYRVGQNIESAIQAYMAQGMDEATAKLKSFEQFAIECAIMKVHGSETLDLSTDEAVQIYGGMGYSAESPVERAYRDSRINRIFEGTNEINRILAVGTILKRAMKGELDILGPAQAVAKELMSVPDFATPDYSELFSAEKALLKGMKKCILMVAGAAAQKFGAKFADEQEIMMYLADMLIEVFVSESVLLRVEKLIQLRGEKACQTEKDMALVYLHESLDVFSKAGRDAVNSFATADEQRAMLMGLRRFTKIDPINKKETLQRVAQVLIEKNEYPFSIV; encoded by the coding sequence ATGGAAACAGTGCAAAACAAAGAAGCAGAATTGGTAAAAGGTGGCGAGTTTTTGATTAAAGAAACACTTGCCCATACTGTATTCATTCCTGAAGATTTTTCAGAAGAGCAAAAAATGCTTGCCCAAACCTGTAAAGATTTTATTGCTAAAGAAATCACGCCACGCCTTGACGAAATAGATTACGCAAAAACCCCTGAATTGATGAGTAGCCTAATGAGTAAAGTAGGTGAACTTGGTTTGTTGGGTATTGGCGTACCTACAGAGTATGGTGGTTTTGGTATGGATTTCAATTCAACGATGCTTGCAGCAGATTATTTAGGTGGTGGACATAGCTTTGCAGTAGCATTTTCAGCTCATACTGGTATTGGTACATTGCCTATCCAGTATTATGGAAATGCAGACCAAAGAGCTAAGTATTTGCCTAAATTGGCTACTGGTGAGTGGAAAGCAGCTTATTGCTTAACTGAGCCAGATAGTGGTTCGGATGCTAACTCTGGTAAAACAAAAGCCGTTTTGACTGAAGATGGTAAGCATTACATCATCAATGGTCAGAAAATGTGGATTACCAATGGTGGTTTCGCAGATGTATTTATTGTATTTGCAAAAATAGATAGCGATAAAAACCTAACTGCATTCATCATAGACAAAGATTTTCCAGGAATCACGATGAATGAGCCTGAAAAGAAAATGGGTATCAAGGGTTCTGACACTCGTCAAATTTTCTTTAATGACTGTAAAGTGCCTGTAGAAAACATGCTTTCTACTCGTGAAAATGGTTTCAAGATTGCTGTTAATATCTTAAATATTGGTCGTATCAAGCTTTCAGTTTCTGCCAATGGTGGTGCAAAAGCAGCATTGAATCATGCAATCAATTATGCTCATGAAAGAAAGCAATTTGGTGTTTCTATCAATAAATTTGGTGCTATTCGTCAGAAGTTAGCTTTGGTAGCTGCCCGTGTGTATGCTACTGATTCAGCAAACTATCGTGTAGGACAAAACATAGAAAGTGCTATTCAGGCTTATATGGCTCAGGGTATGGATGAAGCAACTGCTAAATTGAAGAGCTTTGAGCAATTTGCAATTGAGTGTGCTATCATGAAAGTACATGGTTCTGAAACGCTTGACCTTTCTACAGATGAAGCTGTACAAATATATGGTGGTATGGGTTATTCTGCCGAGTCGCCTGTAGAGCGTGCTTACAGAGATTCTCGTATCAACAGAATTTTTGAAGGTACAAACGAAATCAACAGAATTTTGGCTGTCGGAACTATCTTAAAAAGAGCCATGAAAGGCGAATTGGATATTTTAGGTCCTGCTCAAGCCGTAGCAAAAGAATTGATGTCTGTTCCTGATTTCGCAACTCCTGATTATAGTGAGTTATTCTCAGCAGAAAAAGCTCTTTTAAAAGGCATGAAAAAGTGCATTTTGATGGTAGCTGGTGCTGCTGCTCAAAAATTTGGTGCTAAATTCGCTGATGAGCAGGAAATCATGATGTATTTGGCTGACATGCTAATCGAAGTATTTGTTTCTGAGTCTGTATTATTACGTGTAGAGAAGCTTATTCAATTACGTGGTGAGAAAGCTTGCCAAACAGAAAAAGACATGGCGTTGGTATATTTACATGAATCTTTAGATGTATTCTCGAAAGCAGGTAGAGATGCTGTAAACTCTTTTGCAACAGCAGATGAGCAAAGAGCTATGCTTATGGGCTTACGTAGATTCACTAAAATAGACCCTATCAACAAGAAAGAAACTCTTCAAAGAGTAGCTCAAGTATTGATTGAGAAAAATGAATATCCATTTTCAATTGTTTAA
- a CDS encoding MBL fold metallo-hydrolase: protein MNVRLRFLGASQTVTGSKYLLELDDYKVLIDCGLFQGKKELRLLNWDEFPINPAEINCVVLTHAHIDHTGYLPKLVREGFKGDIHCTHPTEDLIQILLLDSAKLQEEEAEYASKKGYSKHEKPEPLYTVEDAQSVFPLVKSYNFAEVITITSELKIRFQRAGHILGAAIVEVFIRGDNSSKKIVFSGDLGRYVDPIMPPPLSIKDTDILLVESTYGNRDNIDTSPEKELGRIIRHTIETGCLLIPAFSVGRTQTVLYYLTRLLNKKEIPNVPIYIDSPMAIDVTELYRKHEDCHSLSGNIFQNGQNFLDHPNIHYFQTQDQSIALNQINKKAIIISASGMITGGRILHHLFNRLPRPEDTVLFVGYQSEGTRGRDLLEGATSVKIFGVPVTVAANIESVAGLSAHADQDELLRWLSGFQDPPKMTFVVHGEKESSETLASLIKDKMEWHNVIVPEYLESVVLFKGI, encoded by the coding sequence ATGAATGTTCGTCTTCGTTTTTTAGGTGCTTCTCAGACTGTTACAGGCTCAAAGTATTTACTTGAATTGGATGATTATAAGGTTCTAATAGATTGTGGTTTATTTCAAGGAAAAAAAGAATTGAGGTTACTGAATTGGGATGAATTTCCTATCAATCCAGCCGAAATCAATTGTGTAGTTCTTACACATGCCCACATAGACCATACAGGTTATTTACCTAAACTGGTAAGAGAAGGTTTTAAAGGGGATATTCATTGTACACATCCAACGGAAGACTTAATTCAGATTTTACTCTTGGATTCTGCTAAGCTCCAAGAAGAAGAAGCTGAATATGCAAGTAAAAAAGGTTATTCTAAACATGAGAAACCAGAGCCTCTTTATACTGTTGAAGATGCACAGAGTGTATTTCCGCTTGTTAAAAGCTATAATTTTGCGGAAGTAATCACCATTACAAGTGAGCTAAAAATTAGATTTCAAAGAGCTGGGCATATTTTGGGGGCTGCTATTGTAGAAGTTTTTATTAGAGGAGATAATAGTTCTAAAAAAATAGTGTTTTCAGGTGATTTAGGTAGATATGTAGATCCTATTATGCCACCACCTTTAAGTATCAAAGATACTGATATTTTGCTGGTAGAATCTACTTATGGTAACAGAGATAATATTGACACTTCTCCTGAAAAAGAATTGGGAAGAATCATCAGACATACTATAGAAACAGGCTGTTTGCTGATACCCGCTTTCAGTGTAGGGCGAACACAAACAGTCTTGTATTATCTTACTCGTCTGCTCAATAAGAAAGAGATTCCGAATGTGCCGATTTATATTGATAGTCCTATGGCAATAGATGTTACTGAGCTTTATCGAAAACATGAAGACTGCCATTCACTTTCAGGAAATATCTTTCAAAATGGACAAAATTTTTTAGACCATCCTAATATTCACTATTTTCAAACACAAGACCAATCTATTGCCCTCAATCAAATTAATAAAAAGGCAATTATTATTTCGGCAAGTGGTATGATAACAGGAGGGCGTATTTTACACCATTTGTTCAACAGACTACCAAGACCCGAAGATACAGTTCTGTTTGTGGGGTATCAGTCGGAGGGGACTCGTGGACGTGATTTGCTAGAAGGGGCAACTTCTGTAAAAATATTTGGCGTTCCTGTAACTGTAGCTGCTAATATCGAATCTGTGGCAGGGCTTTCAGCACACGCTGATCAAGATGAGTTACTTCGTTGGCTTTCAGGCTTTCAAGACCCTCCCAAAATGACTTTTGTAGTACATGGAGAAAAAGAATCTTCTGAAACACTAGCTTCCCTTATCAAAGATAAAATGGAGTGGCATAATGTCATTGTGCCTGAATATTTGGAGTCAGTAGTGCTTTTTAAAGGAATTTAA
- a CDS encoding asparaginyl-tRNA synthetase, whose protein sequence is MKQTIKDLLQVVVQDQEVTVKGWVKNRRGSKNVAFVSMNDGSCANNIQIVVDFSNIPEETYKNITVGACLCVKGQLKKSEGQGQDREVVAESVEIYGLANDKYPFQPKFHSLEFIRDNAHLRSRTATFSSIFRIRHALAYAVHKYYNDNGFYYVHTPIITASDAEGAGEMFRVTTLDLHKLPKTETGEIDFKEDFFGRATNLTVSGQLEGELMAMGLGKIYTFGPTFRAENSNTTRHLAEFWMIEPEMAFYELEDNMDLAEDFVKYVIRYALDNCKEDLDVLEKRLIEEEKNKKQEEKSPMNLIDKLKFVVENNFERITYTEAIDILLNSNYHKKKKFQYEVKWGVDLQSEHERYLVEKHFEKPVILTNYPKDIKSFYMKQNDDDKTVRAMDVLFPGIGEIIGGSQREENYEKLENRMKQMGVPTEELWWYLDTRRFGTAPHSGFGLGFERLVQFVTGMGNIRDVIPFPRFPKGAEF, encoded by the coding sequence ATGAAGCAAACGATTAAAGATTTACTACAAGTAGTAGTACAAGACCAAGAAGTAACTGTAAAAGGTTGGGTAAAAAACCGTAGAGGTAGTAAAAATGTAGCATTCGTTTCGATGAATGATGGTTCTTGTGCAAATAATATTCAAATTGTAGTAGATTTTAGTAATATTCCTGAAGAAACCTATAAAAATATTACTGTTGGAGCCTGTTTGTGTGTAAAAGGACAATTAAAAAAATCGGAAGGACAAGGACAAGACAGAGAAGTAGTAGCTGAAAGTGTAGAAATTTATGGATTGGCTAATGATAAGTATCCTTTTCAACCTAAGTTTCATAGCTTAGAGTTTATTAGGGATAATGCTCATTTGCGTAGCCGTACTGCAACATTTAGTTCTATTTTCAGAATACGTCATGCTTTAGCATATGCTGTACATAAGTACTACAATGATAACGGCTTTTATTATGTACATACGCCTATCATTACAGCTTCGGATGCAGAAGGAGCTGGTGAAATGTTCAGAGTTACCACATTAGACTTACATAAATTACCTAAAACAGAAACTGGTGAAATAGATTTCAAAGAAGATTTCTTTGGAAGAGCTACCAATTTAACTGTTTCTGGGCAACTTGAGGGCGAACTGATGGCAATGGGTTTGGGTAAAATCTATACTTTTGGACCAACTTTCAGAGCCGAAAACTCAAATACAACTCGTCACCTTGCAGAATTTTGGATGATTGAGCCTGAAATGGCATTTTATGAGCTTGAAGATAACATGGATTTGGCAGAGGATTTTGTAAAATACGTAATACGTTATGCATTAGACAATTGCAAAGAAGATTTAGACGTATTGGAAAAACGCCTCATTGAAGAAGAAAAAAATAAGAAGCAGGAAGAAAAAAGCCCTATGAATTTGATTGATAAACTCAAATTTGTAGTAGAAAATAATTTTGAGAGAATAACCTATACAGAGGCTATTGACATTTTACTCAATTCAAACTATCATAAGAAGAAAAAATTCCAATATGAAGTGAAATGGGGTGTAGACTTACAAAGTGAACATGAAAGATATTTGGTTGAAAAGCATTTTGAAAAACCTGTCATTTTAACAAACTACCCTAAAGATATTAAGTCATTTTATATGAAACAAAATGATGATGATAAGACAGTAAGAGCTATGGATGTGCTTTTCCCTGGGATAGGTGAAATTATTGGAGGTTCTCAGAGAGAAGAAAACTATGAAAAACTAGAAAATCGTATGAAACAAATGGGTGTACCAACTGAAGAACTTTGGTGGTACTTGGATACTCGTCGCTTTGGTACAGCACCTCATAGTGGTTTTGGGCTTGGGTTTGAGCGTTTGGTACAATTTGTTACAGGTATGGGAAATATCAGAGATGTGATTCCTTTCCCACGTTTCCCGAAAGGAGCAGAATTTTAA
- a CDS encoding peptidylprolyl isomerase — protein sequence MLKAENGHVVKVHYTGKLTTGEVFDSSEGREPLEFTMGEGQMIPGFEAGILGMAVGENKSIPVPCAQGYGEASAEMILEVPKNQLPAGMPIEVGAQLAINLANGGQIPAVMTIVGEETVTIDANHPLAGKDLVFEVKLMEINPKKSNIILFD from the coding sequence ATGTTAAAAGCAGAAAATGGTCATGTAGTAAAAGTGCATTATACAGGCAAACTAACTACTGGCGAAGTATTTGACTCTTCTGAGGGTAGAGAGCCTTTGGAGTTTACTATGGGAGAGGGTCAAATGATTCCAGGCTTTGAAGCTGGTATCTTAGGCATGGCAGTTGGTGAAAATAAAAGTATTCCTGTTCCTTGTGCTCAAGGTTATGGAGAGGCTTCAGCAGAGATGATACTTGAAGTTCCTAAAAATCAGCTACCTGCTGGTATGCCTATCGAAGTAGGAGCTCAATTAGCTATCAATTTGGCAAATGGTGGTCAAATACCTGCTGTCATGACTATTGTAGGTGAAGAAACTGTAACCATTGATGCCAATCACCCTTTAGCTGGTAAAGACTTAGTTTTTGAAGTAAAATTAATGGAGATTAATCCTAAAAAAAGTAATATTATTTTATTTGATTAA